The Streptococcus downei MFe28 DNA window TTTGTCGAGCGCTCTTTTAAGAATATTATCCGTCGGATTAAACCGCAAAATTTAGAAACCCTCAAGACCATCATGCGCGAGCCCGTCTATCAGGTCGTTATGGTAGCGACCGAAGGGGAGACCAGCAAGATTCAGGACAAGTTTCCCCACATCAAGATTACCCGCTCGAGCCCCTATTCTGCTGATTTAATTTCCCAAGGGCAGTCTAAAATCAAAGGAATTGAGCGCCTAGGGCAGGCCTTTGATTTTGACCTTTCTGAGGTCATGACCTTTGGTGATTCGGAAAATGATATTGAGATGTTGCTCAGATCAGGCATCGGTGTAGCTATGGGCAATGCGACCGAGGCAGCCAAGCAGACAGCCCACTATATCACCGACACCAACAATCAAAATGGAATTGCCAAGGCCCTGTCCCACTACGGCCTTATCCATCTGGAAAGTGAAAATGACTTCTTGTCGGACGACGAGAATTTCAACAAGGTCCGAGATTTTCACCGTCTGATGGATGGGGAGACCAACAATACCCCTCGGGTTTTCGGCCTAGAGGAGGCTGGCCACCGAGCAGACTTCAAGTTGGAGGAAATTGTCGAATTCATCTACGCGACAGCCCATTCTCCAGAGGAATTTGAAGGGGCTCTGGCCAACTTACATGCAGCGCTTGATAAGGCGGCCAAAAAGGTGCAAGCCAAGGAACATCCAGAAAGCCCCTTGGTGGGTCAGGTTGATGCCTTAGTAGATTTGCTCTATCTGACCTATGGCTCCTTTGTGCTGATGGGGGTTGACCCCAATGGTATTTTCAATAGTGTTCATGCCGCTAATATGGGGAAAATTTTCCCCGATGGCCAGGCCCACTTTGATCCCGTCACCCATAAGGTTCTTAAACCAGACGACTGGGAGGAACGCTTTGCTCCAGAGCCTGCCATAAAACGAGAAGTTGACCGCCAATTACGCAAGGCTCTAAGACGCCAAAGTGATGAAGCCAATTCCTTGAGAGAAGACTAGCTCCCTGAAAATTTTAAGAGGCAAAAGGCCCTCCGCAGTAGGCTACTGAAAAAGTGTGGGGCTCAAAATTTTTGACGACTGATTCCTAATCTTGCCATTAAAATCAAATATAAAACGAATGAAAGACAGTCAAAGCTTTATTAACTACTTTTCATTCGTCTTTTTCTTGTTCAATTTTTAATCAGTTAACTTTTTCAGGCAACTCGCTTGGGAGAGCCTTTATCTTATGGCAAGATTAGTTTACAAGGTCTTTTGGTCGTCACGAACAACCAAGATGTCTACCTTAGCATGGCGCATGATGTACTCAGAAGAAGAACCAATTAAGAGCCGTTCAAAATTATTGAGACCTGTTGCCCCCAAGAGAATCAAGTCTGTCTTTTCCTTTTGCGGAATATCAACGGCTAGGAGTCGTTTAGGATTACCAAATTCGATAACCTTGCGGACTTCCTTGACCCCAGCATCTTTAGCCGTCTTGGTGTAGCCGTCCAAGAGTGTATCGGCCTCTTTTTCCAAGTTTTCATAAGTGAAAGTATCAACGGCCGCAATATTTTGGATGGCCCGAGTATCAATGACGTGGGCTAAAACCAACTCGGCATCATTACGTTTGGCGACGGCAATCCCTTTCTTGAAAGCTAACTCAGCTTGGTCAGATCCATCGACAGCGACTAGAATATGTTTATAGGCTTGCATAATAGTTCCTCCTCTTGTCTCTAGCATAGGCAAATGGGGCAAGCCCGACTAAGGCTATTGGTTGTTCTACTCGCCCTTTTACCATCTTTGTGAGCCTATTATAACTCTTTTTCAGAATTTGTGAAAGCGATTACTGGATTTTTCCAAGGTTTTTTTGAAAATTCAAAGGCGAACCTTTTGTCGGGACCTCCGATAATTTATTTCAATTTTTCGACAATTCAGCTATAATAGAGCAACAGAGGT harbors:
- a CDS encoding universal stress protein; the encoded protein is MQAYKHILVAVDGSDQAELAFKKGIAVAKRNDAELVLAHVIDTRAIQNIAAVDTFTYENLEKEADTLLDGYTKTAKDAGVKEVRKVIEFGNPKRLLAVDIPQKEKTDLILLGATGLNNFERLLIGSSSEYIMRHAKVDILVVRDDQKTL
- a CDS encoding Cof-type HAD-IIB family hydrolase, producing the protein MAIKAVFFDIDGTLLNDRKKVSETTQKAISELKNQGIFVGLATGRGPAFVAPFMENLGLDFAVTYNGQYIISRDRVIYQNQLPKSTVYRLIKYAQERRREVSLGTSVGLLGSNIINMGTSRFGQAASRLVPKRLTKFVERSFKNIIRRIKPQNLETLKTIMREPVYQVVMVATEGETSKIQDKFPHIKITRSSPYSADLISQGQSKIKGIERLGQAFDFDLSEVMTFGDSENDIEMLLRSGIGVAMGNATEAAKQTAHYITDTNNQNGIAKALSHYGLIHLESENDFLSDDENFNKVRDFHRLMDGETNNTPRVFGLEEAGHRADFKLEEIVEFIYATAHSPEEFEGALANLHAALDKAAKKVQAKEHPESPLVGQVDALVDLLYLTYGSFVLMGVDPNGIFNSVHAANMGKIFPDGQAHFDPVTHKVLKPDDWEERFAPEPAIKREVDRQLRKALRRQSDEANSLRED